The window aTGAGCTCACGTcaactaaaaaggttgacaaaaggtgcCTCGTCagctaaaaaaattatcaaaaatacgCTAATTTAGTTTGCGGAGGTAATTGGGACCTCGTGAAGTTGGAGtttgtcgtagcaaatttggtcatagttcaggtgTACTAGATGCTTTTCTCTATATGTTGTAAAAAAAGAATCACTAAATGAGTTGTGGTAGAACCAAGAACTCGAATtatggtcaaagttgctacgacatactccaactttacatgggtcctattacccccgggactcaattttagcgtatttttgtgaCTCTTTTGCATTGATGTGACACctttataacataaaataagtccacgtcaactaaaaaggttgacaaaagatgTCTTGTCAGCTAAAAaagttgacaaaaatacgctaaaatttagttcggaggtaataggaccccgtgaagttggagtgtgtcatagTAAATTTGATCATAGCAAATTTTGCACGTGAGGGgttatttcttgattttgtcCGGTCATTAATAACTTGATTATTTAATGCTTGTAAGGAATCCTATTAAAAAACAAGAAATATAGGCTTGCCTACCATCCACACCGAGAAATCTCCACATTAGAGGTAAAGCGCTCTGGAAACAGGGGCGGAGCTACAGCCACCGAAGGGTGatcagatgaacacccttcgtcgaaaatttttttcgagtatataggttaaagATAGATATTTATGGctatatacatgttgttgcacatccttgacaagctagagaaaCATAATTCAATGGTCAAGAGTGTATATTTCCACATTAACAATCCGAGTTCGAACCTTGGCAAGTCTGGCTACGCCACTGTCTGGAAATAAAACGATTTCGTACCCAAATGAACTTAAACCCGAGAATACTTATCACTCCATCATACCGCTTgttgtattctttttcttttatatatgatGTTTGTTAAATGGTAGCTGTCGAATGAATGCATCATTTAAAAGAGACAACAACAAATATATTAACCAAATACTCTTATGTTGTTCAGAATATTTAGATCAAGTTGataattgtaattaattaacCAAACATAAAGTCAAATATACCTATGACAAAAAGTTTTTAATGACGAGGGACGAATTTTTTAAAGATTCTGTCAAGCGTGtaacataaaataatttaattctatatattattataataatgaaattataaaattactttttatgtTTAAGTAATTGAATTTTGTCCAATATTGCTGAAACTAGTTGAACTTTTAGGCCTCTTACCAAAATATAGtgggaatatatatattttttgggggGGGGATTTATGATATTTGGTAACCTGTTCTTTTATAATCAAATAATGAGTAAACATTAGACCTGAGTCTAACGtcgaaaaaatataaatcaaacctaaaaaaatatagatatttgagTAATTGACACTTCAATAGCAAAGCCCAGCTGAGCTGTGTGAACATTTTGGCCCAATGGAGTTTGAGTTGCGACTTACGGTTCGTTCTAATCCAGTAACTTTGGCTCGGACTTTGTATATGTTGgagataagcattcagtaccCTCTGAAATTATGaccaaagttgttacgacacactccaattcacaggggtcctattaccctcggactcaattttagcgtatttttatcgcCCTTTTGTGttgatgtgacacctttattacataaaatgagccCATGTcaactaaaaaggttgacaaaaggtgtatcgtcagctaaaaagattgacaaaaatacgctaattTAGTTTGCGAAGGTAATAGGGACCTcgtgaagttgaagtgtgtcgtagcaaatttgatcatagttcaggggtactagatgcttttcTCTATATGTTGTCGAAAAAAAAATCACTTAATGAGTTGTGGTAGAACCGATAACTCGAATtatggtcaaagttgctacgacatacTCCAAATTCACATGAGTCCTATTACCCTCGGGACTCAAtattagcgtatttttatcactCTTTTATATTGATgtgcacctttattacataaaatgagtcCACGTCAAAGGTGTAGGCCCTcctgaagttggagtgtgtcgtagcaaatttggtcatagtctAGGGGTACTAGATGCTTATCTCTTTATGTTGTAAAAAAATCACTAGATGAGTTATGGTAGAACCCGAACTCGAATTCATAAAGTTCAAATGATGGACCCGTCTCTCATAGGAGATTACCATACACATTACACATCAACAATTTCTAATTATCTAAAGTCTTATGCTTCCTCACTAGAACTGCCTATATTGGTAATAGGACCTTTAAACCAATGCCTAGCACTGAAGATCCATGAAGAAACAACAAGAATGACAAGGCCACCGACCGCGACTGGAGTATAGTTGAGAGTTTGTTCTGTAATAGGGTAGGCAACAGGCAAAGAGAAGAGCACAGAGATGAGCGCGACCCAAAGTATTGCGATCCAACCTACAATGAGCCCGTAGCTTCCCAAGTTAAAAGGACCTGGAGTGAAGGACTTTCGAGCTAGTGTCACCCGAAACAGGATTGGCAAGGCGTAAGCAATGTAGAGCCCGATTGTTGCTATCGATGTCATGGCTTGAAATGCTACCAAGCTTCCGAGAGACTGATTCAAATAGACGGAAAGAAAGAAGTGCGTAAGTAACCTGGACGGAGCGAAACAAACAAACTGATGAATCAAGAAAGCATATTACATAACAGATAAACGTGGGTTCAGCTGATGAGTAAGCACTTCAACCTTGGGAGTGCACATCTAGAGACCTCACTTTGGTTTCACCGGACAACTAAACACTCCAGCTCGTCCTCATTGTGTTTCGTCAACACCTGATGCTGACATGGCACAAAAATTTTGGAGGTGTCAAGATGATCGTATTTGTATGGTGGAGTGTTCAACTGACACAATGGAGACGAGTTGAGGCGTCTAAATGTGCATACTCAAAATTGGAGTGTTTTACTTGTCAGCTGAGGCCTTTATGTATTATGCATAAGTAATTAGTGCTATTTCGGGTATGAAACGTTTGTTCTTATTCTGCCCGGTTGTTGGAGGTGGAGGGGAGGTTTAGTGTGGTCTTTCGAGATGCAAAAGAACGAAAAGTTTTGTACCGTCAATGCCATGCAAAATGCTATAAAGGCCGATGCCCAGACTGCATTTAGCGGAACCTCTTGCTTGTTTACTTTATGCCAGAACAACGAATATGGCATTGCTCCATCTCTAGAGAATGCATAAGCCATCCTGCAAAAGATATTTTCATCAGCGACTCTTCTGAAGAAGCTCGAGTTATAGAAGGAGAATCTCCGATCAAGGATATTTTACCTCGAGTTGCTAGTTAATGAGCTCATGCCACAAAAGAATACGGCAACAGCTATTACACCTAAGCAAACAATTCCACCAACGCCACTACCATATCTACTCTTGAATACGTCATAAAAGATTTGAGCAATAGCGTAGCCGCcagaatcattttttttattcaggaGATGCGGGATATCTGTAACTGCAAAGGTTATACCAAGAATGTAAGCCCAGCCAGCAAGAACTGATATGCCAATAGCACTTACAATTCCTTTTGGCCCGTTCTTATCTGCACTTTTGGTTTCTTCCGTCTGCAAAACAACGTCAATGGATAAGAACATAACTAAAATTCTGTCAGAATCACTTCGAACAAGAAGTTCCTAAGTTTCATGAAGTCTAAAGAGGAGGAAATTAAGTTTCAAGATACGCATCGCTGCTATCAGGACTCCGTTCTTGAAATCCTCCAAGACAAACAAGTTGTATTGTATTCTGAGCTATATGAGCCTCATCGCATTAAAATTCAATGCAGTTTTTCAATTTGAAGTTCCCAACTCCACAATAAGCTCACACCACGTCGTCCAAGCGACATACTTTAGAAAATACAGGAAAGCAATTAGTATTGCAGAGGAAAAGTATGCAGAACTCACCATATGGGCAGAAGCGTCATAACCTGTCAAAGTATACTGGCTCATAAGAAGTCCTAGGACGAAAATGTAGAGGTTATTGTTGATTCCATCCCCATTGTCAGTATTGAAGTTAGTAAACACAAATTTAGCGCTGGTTCTTTCTGTTGCGACCAGTGggatcaaaatcataagaagaaagACACCTGTAACCATTAACTCAAAGCTGAGCAAACACACAATTCTGAAGTCCTGAGGTCGAATAGAAATGAGGTTTACTCCAATGTACCTAAAACATTCCATGCAGCAGCTAGTTGTCCGATGAAGGACAACCATGAGATAGGAAGACTGTTTAGTGTAGCATGTAAAAGCAGAATTCCACCATGGAGGGCGATAACCACATATTTGGAGGCCTTATATCCACCTCCATTTAATCCACC of the Capsicum annuum cultivar UCD-10X-F1 chromosome 11, UCD10Xv1.1, whole genome shotgun sequence genome contains:
- the LOC107847359 gene encoding amino-acid permease BAT1 homolog isoform X2; protein product: MGFEGGVDSGHARLHELGYKQELKRDLSVLSNFAFSFTVVSVLTGLNTLMGTGLKFGGPVSYVYGWLIAGVFTLFVGMSMAEICSSYPTSGGLYYWSAKLAGPSWAPFASWITGWFNIVGQWAVTTSIDFSLAQLVQVMILLSTGGLNGGGYKASKYVVIALHGGILLLHATLNSLPISWLSFIGQLAAAWNVLGVFLLMILIPLVATERTSAKFVFTNFNTDNGDGINNNLYIFVLGLLMSQYTLTGYDASAHMTEETKSADKNGPKGIVSAIGISVLAGWAYILGITFAVTDIPHLLNKKNDSGGYAIAQIFYDVFKSRYGSGVGGIVCLGVIAVAVFFCGMSSLTSNSRMAYAFSRDGAMPYSLFWHKVNKQEVPLNAVWASAFIAFCMALTSLGSLVAFQAMTSIATIGLYIAYALPILFRVTLARKSFTPGPFNLGSYGLIVGWIAILWVALISVLFSLPVAYPITEQTLNYTPVAVGGLVILVVSSWIFSARHWFKGPITNIGSSSEEA
- the LOC107847359 gene encoding amino-acid permease BAT1 homolog isoform X6 — protein: MGFEGGVDSGHARLHELGYKQELKRDLSFNIVGQWAVTTSIDFSLAQLVQVMILLSTGGLNGGGYKASKYVVIALHGGILLLHATLNSLPISWLSFIGQLAAAWNVLGVFLLMILIPLVATERTSAKFVFTNFNTDNGDGINNNLYIFVLGLLMSQYTLTGYDASAHMTEETKSADKNGPKGIVSAIGISVLAGWAYILGITFAVTDIPHLLNKKNDSGGYAIAQIFYDVFKSRYGSGVGGIVCLGVIAVAVFFCGMSSLTSNSRMAYAFSRDGAMPYSLFWHKVNKQEVPLNAVWASAFIAFCMALTSLGSLVAFQAMTSIATIGLYIAYALPILFRVTLARKSFTPGPFNLGSYGLIVGWIAILWVALISVLFSLPVAYPITEQTLNYTPVAVGGLVILVVSSWIFSARHWFKGPITNIGSSSEEA
- the LOC107847359 gene encoding amino-acid permease BAT1 homolog isoform X4 produces the protein MGTGLKFGGPVSYVYGWLIAGVFTLFVGMSMAEICSSYPTSGGLYYWSAKLAGPSWAPFASWITGWFNIVGQWAVTTSIDFSLAQLVQVMILLSTGGLNGGGYKASKYVVIALHGGILLLHATLNSLPISWLSFIGQLAAAWNVLGVFLLMILIPLVATERTSAKFVFTNFNTDNGDGINNNLYIFVLGLLMSQYTLTGYDASAHMTEETKSADKNGPKGIVSAIGISVLAGWAYILGITFAVTDIPHLLNKKNDSGGYAIAQIFYDVFKSRYGSGVGGIVCLGVIAVAVFFCGMSSLTSNSRMAYAFSRDGAMPYSLFWHKVNKQEVPLNAVWASAFIAFCMALTSLGSLVAFQAMTSIATIGLYIAYALPILFRVTLARKSFTPGPFNLGSYGLIVGWIAILWVALISVLFSLPVAYPITEQTLNYTPVAVGGLVILVVSSWIFSARHWFKGPITNIGSSSEEA
- the LOC107847359 gene encoding amino-acid permease BAT1 homolog isoform X5, which encodes MYTYIIIQKKENLLFPNKNKNTEKVLVVGDPRFNIVGQWAVTTSIDFSLAQLVQVMILLSTGGLNGGGYKASKYVVIALHGGILLLHATLNSLPISWLSFIGQLAAAWNVLGVFLLMILIPLVATERTSAKFVFTNFNTDNGDGINNNLYIFVLGLLMSQYTLTGYDASAHMTEETKSADKNGPKGIVSAIGISVLAGWAYILGITFAVTDIPHLLNKKNDSGGYAIAQIFYDVFKSRYGSGVGGIVCLGVIAVAVFFCGMSSLTSNSRMAYAFSRDGAMPYSLFWHKVNKQEVPLNAVWASAFIAFCMALTSLGSLVAFQAMTSIATIGLYIAYALPILFRVTLARKSFTPGPFNLGSYGLIVGWIAILWVALISVLFSLPVAYPITEQTLNYTPVAVGGLVILVVSSWIFSARHWFKGPITNIGSSSEEA
- the LOC107847359 gene encoding amino-acid permease BAT1 homolog isoform X1, giving the protein MRNYMEAESSASIDSSCSYHQLDDHDDGNENNNKNSTNIDDCRLRELGYKQELYRGLSFIANFSLTFSIVSVLTGISTLYNQALTFGGPVTIVYGWPIIGLMTLIVGLAMAEICSAYPTSAGLYYWSAKLAGNKFGPFASWITGWFNIVGQWAVTTSIDFSLAQLVQVMILLSTGGLNGGGYKASKYVVIALHGGILLLHATLNSLPISWLSFIGQLAAAWNVLGVFLLMILIPLVATERTSAKFVFTNFNTDNGDGINNNLYIFVLGLLMSQYTLTGYDASAHMTEETKSADKNGPKGIVSAIGISVLAGWAYILGITFAVTDIPHLLNKKNDSGGYAIAQIFYDVFKSRYGSGVGGIVCLGVIAVAVFFCGMSSLTSNSRMAYAFSRDGAMPYSLFWHKVNKQEVPLNAVWASAFIAFCMALTSLGSLVAFQAMTSIATIGLYIAYALPILFRVTLARKSFTPGPFNLGSYGLIVGWIAILWVALISVLFSLPVAYPITEQTLNYTPVAVGGLVILVVSSWIFSARHWFKGPITNIGSSSEEA
- the LOC107847359 gene encoding amino-acid permease BAT1 homolog isoform X3; the encoded protein is MVLTILHQRYISFEPKFHRKQPLYSIKALTFGGPVTIVYGWPIIGLMTLIVGLAMAEICSAYPTSAGLYYWSAKLAGNKFGPFASWITGWFNIVGQWAVTTSIDFSLAQLVQVMILLSTGGLNGGGYKASKYVVIALHGGILLLHATLNSLPISWLSFIGQLAAAWNVLGVFLLMILIPLVATERTSAKFVFTNFNTDNGDGINNNLYIFVLGLLMSQYTLTGYDASAHMTEETKSADKNGPKGIVSAIGISVLAGWAYILGITFAVTDIPHLLNKKNDSGGYAIAQIFYDVFKSRYGSGVGGIVCLGVIAVAVFFCGMSSLTSNSRMAYAFSRDGAMPYSLFWHKVNKQEVPLNAVWASAFIAFCMALTSLGSLVAFQAMTSIATIGLYIAYALPILFRVTLARKSFTPGPFNLGSYGLIVGWIAILWVALISVLFSLPVAYPITEQTLNYTPVAVGGLVILVVSSWIFSARHWFKGPITNIGSSSEEA